In the Panulirus ornatus isolate Po-2019 chromosome 45, ASM3632096v1, whole genome shotgun sequence genome, one interval contains:
- the LOC139762846 gene encoding uncharacterized protein, with the protein MFLFFSSLWAGTAFIGLLSLVLGLCGGSVCILMLTAERLDQVLQTAYNTYHDLENPIRDYSPNSTEEGSRKLNLQDPELMYIEWTIIATLLFMFVCSVVDALLILGAIRETPWMLLPFMVVQWLTILFTIAIFGLVLWHELVAMPRYWWAVMFVVAVVILMILAFVLVLSLYQSIRERELPEYYQGAELVHRHIWLSQKGKYYD; encoded by the exons GTGTTGGGTCTGTGTGGAGGTAGTGTGTGTATCTTGATGCTAACAGCCGAACGACTTGACCAGGTGCTGCAAACAGCCTACAATACCTACCATGACCTGGAGAACCCCATCAGGGATTATAGTCCCAACAGCACAGAAGAAG GATCACGTAAGCTGAACCTGCAGGACCCCGAGTTGATGTACATTGAGTGGACGATCATTGCAACATTGCTGTTCATGTTCGTGTGCAGTGTGGTTGATGCGCTCCTCATACTGGGGGCAATCAGG GAAACCCCGTGGATGTTACTGCCATTCATGGTCGTACAATGGTTAACCATACTCTTCACTATCGCCATCTTTGGCCTAGTGTTATGG CACGAGTTGGTGGCGATGCCTCGCTATTGGTGGGCTGTTATGTTCGTGGTAGCTGTTGTCATACTAATGATACTTGCCTTTGTCCTCGTCCTCTCCCTGTACCAAAGTATCAGGGAGCGAGAGCTACCAGAATATTACCAGGGAGCAGAGCTagtg CACCGCCACATCTGGCTCTCGCAAAAGGGTAAATATTATGATTAG